In bacterium (Candidatus Blackallbacteria) CG13_big_fil_rev_8_21_14_2_50_49_14, the following proteins share a genomic window:
- a CDS encoding ribulose-phosphate 3-epimerase, protein MGQGQGRSKKKAEQECARAALQALGRLESHSAALPGFTPEIEAFLQPLAAEPTQQPLPLPASQRRALLAPSILSADFSDLAKALRDIEAGGADWVHLDVMDGHFVPNLTLGPPVIQSLRPLTKMCFDAHLMISEPEKYIESYAKAGCDRITVHAEACVHLDRVISQIEEAGALPGVALNPATPVSVLEHVLERLKLVLVMSVNPGFGGQSFIPQALVKLRSLRQMAEARGLNDLRLQVDGGIHFKTLPLVLEAGADVMVIGSAIYNQKNVPEITRQYLQAMALAPQA, encoded by the coding sequence ATGGGCCAAGGCCAGGGGCGCTCCAAGAAAAAAGCTGAACAGGAATGTGCGCGTGCTGCACTTCAGGCATTGGGCCGCCTGGAAAGCCACAGCGCCGCTTTGCCCGGATTTACGCCAGAAATTGAAGCTTTTTTGCAACCGCTGGCTGCCGAGCCCACTCAACAGCCGCTTCCTTTGCCTGCTTCGCAACGCCGTGCTTTGCTGGCTCCCTCTATTCTTTCTGCTGATTTTTCAGATTTGGCCAAGGCTTTGCGTGATATTGAGGCCGGAGGCGCCGATTGGGTGCATCTGGATGTGATGGACGGACATTTTGTGCCCAATTTAACCTTGGGCCCTCCTGTGATTCAGAGCTTGCGACCGCTGACAAAAATGTGTTTTGACGCGCATTTGATGATTTCTGAACCTGAGAAATATATTGAATCCTATGCCAAAGCTGGCTGTGATCGGATTACGGTTCATGCTGAAGCGTGTGTTCATCTGGATCGGGTGATTTCTCAAATTGAAGAAGCAGGGGCTCTACCAGGGGTGGCCTTGAACCCAGCCACGCCTGTTTCTGTCTTGGAGCATGTTTTGGAGCGCCTGAAATTGGTTTTGGTCATGTCGGTCAATCCTGGATTTGGGGGACAAAGCTTTATTCCCCAGGCTTTGGTTAAATTGCGCAGTCTGCGCCAGATGGCTGAGGCGCGTGGTTTAAACGATTTGCGTTTGCAGGTGGATGGGGGCATTCACTTTAAAACCTTGCCTTTGGTTCTGGAGGCTGGTGCCGATGTCATGGTGATCGGCTCTGCGATTTATAACCAGAAAAATGTGCCTGAAATTACCCGTCAGTATCTTCAAGCCATGGCGTTGGCTCCCCAGGCTTAA
- a CDS encoding TlyA family rRNA (cytidine-2'-O)-methyltransferase — MPDPRRQRLDLLLVEAGLFPTREKARAAIMAGLVRKGTQILDKAGLALSGLDQITVIQNDCPYVSRGGLKLAGALETFQLSVQGRICLDIGASTGGFTDCLLQKGAQRVYAVDVGYGQLDWKIRNDPRVICREKVNARYLKPEDLYAEDAEKASLAVMDVSFISLLKILPALRELLAPEGLLLSLIKPQFEAAPSQNRKGIVHSPDVHFEVLENIQKGSAAEGFYLHDLSVSPVLGKGGNREFLGVFYRYEPVNALKPELFWKAIHEELT, encoded by the coding sequence ATGCCTGATCCCCGTCGGCAGCGGTTGGATCTGCTGTTGGTAGAAGCGGGCCTTTTCCCCACACGGGAAAAGGCCCGCGCTGCCATCATGGCGGGTTTGGTGCGCAAAGGAACACAAATTCTTGATAAGGCAGGTCTGGCCTTATCTGGGCTGGATCAAATCACGGTGATTCAAAATGATTGCCCCTATGTCAGCCGTGGCGGACTGAAACTTGCGGGCGCCCTTGAGACCTTTCAACTCTCAGTGCAAGGGCGGATCTGTTTGGATATTGGGGCCTCAACCGGAGGCTTTACCGACTGTTTGCTGCAAAAAGGTGCTCAGCGTGTCTATGCGGTGGATGTGGGCTATGGACAATTGGATTGGAAAATTCGCAACGATCCCCGTGTCATTTGTCGTGAAAAGGTCAATGCCCGCTATCTCAAACCCGAAGATTTATACGCCGAAGATGCCGAAAAGGCCTCTTTGGCCGTGATGGATGTTTCGTTTATTTCACTGCTCAAGATTTTGCCTGCTTTGCGGGAGCTGCTCGCCCCAGAGGGGCTTTTACTCAGTTTGATCAAGCCCCAGTTTGAAGCGGCTCCTTCGCAAAACCGCAAGGGCATTGTGCATTCACCCGATGTGCATTTTGAAGTGCTTGAAAATATTCAGAAGGGCAGTGCCGCAGAAGGTTTTTATCTGCACGATCTGAGCGTTTCTCCTGTTTTGGGGAAGGGTGGCAACCGTGAGTTTTTGGGTGTATTTTATAGGTACGAACCTGTAAACGCACTCAAACCTGAACTCTTTTGGAAAGCCATACATGAAGAACTTACCTGA
- a CDS encoding TIGR02450 family Trp-rich protein has protein sequence MPKPSFSRILRQRPVLPDNRISRNKLPGSKWTACEPLNQEKHFVVHDWVAPGSDELEMEAIHSHRFFTIHWKALKNSQNWQMGWH, from the coding sequence ATGCCAAAACCTTCTTTTTCAAGGATTCTTCGGCAACGTCCTGTCTTGCCGGATAACCGTATCAGCCGAAATAAACTGCCGGGTTCAAAATGGACGGCCTGTGAGCCTTTGAACCAGGAAAAACATTTTGTGGTACATGATTGGGTGGCTCCTGGTTCAGATGAACTTGAAATGGAGGCAATTCATTCACATCGCTTTTTTACGATTCATTGGAAAGCACTCAAAAATTCCCAGAATTGGCAAATGGGCTGGCATTGA
- a CDS encoding RNase adapter RapZ has product MPFAPHTFQFTVITGASGAGKSMVLRHLEDLGYFCADNLVPALLGSFADLISTQFNRIAVVMDLRGGAFFDELSGCLHTLKERGFQYQILFLEASDEVLVRRFSETRRRHPLQHEDMSLLESIQRERERLRDIREQAEIIINTSLMKAAELKQVISERLMGQAESQQGLVVNVTSFGYRYGIPMDADLTFDVRFLPNPYYNTDLRSFTGLERPVRDYVLGKQVTQEFIQRFFDFMAYLIPHYRQEGKSNLTVAIGCTGGRHRSVAITHELARVLRTKNYYVLEKHRDISKDEARYQAGRKQRAEELSLVALGGGTGLSTILRGFKHIFHDITAIVTVSDDGGSSGRLRRELGIIAPGDIRNCLTALADEEGLLTALFNYRFEQGNSELEGHSFGNLFLTAMAEVVGDFQSAIQESSKVLAIGGRVLPISLDNITLQAQMQDGQIIVGESSITCYGGQVEKLELKGDETRPLPEALEAIRKADALILGPGSLYTSTLPHLLFPEVVETLCKHSGPRIFICNVMSQPGETTDYSVCDYIETLYRHAGQRDWLDCVLVNTRQPDEALIQRYAEENSHVVSFDAERLENYPLKIVSGDFLSTGDYIRHDSEKLAGAIRQILQEWYFPQL; this is encoded by the coding sequence ATGCCTTTTGCACCCCATACCTTTCAATTCACGGTCATTACTGGCGCTTCTGGCGCGGGAAAAAGCATGGTTTTGCGACATCTTGAGGATTTAGGTTATTTCTGTGCAGATAATCTGGTGCCTGCACTTTTGGGCTCTTTTGCCGATCTGATTTCTACCCAGTTCAACCGCATTGCCGTGGTCATGGATTTACGCGGAGGGGCATTTTTCGATGAGCTTTCAGGCTGCCTACATACCCTGAAAGAACGGGGCTTTCAATACCAAATCCTGTTCCTGGAAGCCAGTGACGAGGTTTTGGTGCGTCGTTTCAGTGAAACCCGCCGGCGCCATCCCTTACAACATGAAGACATGAGTCTGCTTGAGAGTATTCAAAGAGAAAGAGAACGCCTGCGCGATATTCGCGAGCAAGCTGAAATCATTATCAATACCAGCCTGATGAAAGCAGCTGAACTCAAACAGGTCATTTCTGAACGCCTGATGGGACAAGCCGAATCTCAGCAAGGCCTGGTCGTGAATGTAACTTCTTTTGGCTACCGCTACGGTATTCCCATGGATGCCGATCTGACCTTTGATGTGAGATTCTTACCCAATCCCTACTATAATACCGATTTACGCTCATTTACGGGCCTGGAACGACCCGTGCGCGATTATGTACTCGGAAAACAGGTCACCCAGGAGTTTATCCAGCGTTTCTTTGACTTTATGGCCTATTTGATTCCCCATTACCGCCAGGAAGGCAAAAGCAATTTAACGGTGGCCATTGGCTGCACAGGCGGGCGCCATCGCTCTGTGGCCATTACCCATGAACTGGCACGTGTTCTGCGCACAAAAAATTATTACGTGCTCGAAAAACACCGCGATATCAGCAAGGACGAAGCACGCTACCAGGCAGGACGCAAACAACGTGCAGAAGAGTTGAGCCTGGTCGCTTTGGGCGGAGGGACCGGCCTCTCCACGATCTTAAGAGGCTTTAAACACATTTTTCACGATATCACCGCCATTGTCACCGTTTCAGATGACGGCGGCAGCAGTGGCCGCCTGCGGCGGGAATTGGGAATTATTGCGCCAGGAGATATCCGCAACTGCCTGACGGCTTTGGCCGATGAAGAAGGCCTGCTAACGGCATTGTTTAATTACCGTTTTGAACAGGGCAACAGCGAGCTGGAAGGTCACAGTTTCGGCAACCTCTTTTTAACCGCCATGGCCGAAGTCGTAGGCGACTTTCAAAGCGCCATTCAAGAGTCGAGCAAGGTTTTGGCCATCGGGGGCCGGGTATTGCCGATCTCATTGGACAATATCACGCTCCAGGCCCAGATGCAGGATGGGCAGATCATTGTTGGAGAATCTTCGATTACCTGCTATGGCGGACAGGTTGAAAAACTGGAGCTCAAAGGCGATGAGACACGCCCGCTTCCAGAAGCCTTGGAGGCGATCCGCAAAGCGGATGCTCTGATTCTGGGGCCCGGCAGTCTCTATACGAGCACCCTTCCCCACCTGCTTTTTCCTGAAGTGGTAGAGACCCTCTGCAAACACAGCGGCCCCCGGATTTTTATCTGCAATGTGATGAGCCAACCCGGAGAAACCACTGACTACAGTGTCTGTGATTATATCGAAACGCTCTACCGCCATGCCGGTCAACGCGATTGGCTCGACTGCGTGCTGGTCAATACCCGCCAACCTGACGAGGCCTTGATCCAACGCTACGCAGAAGAGAATTCGCATGTGGTCAGTTTCGATGCTGAACGTCTTGAAAACTATCCCCTCAAAATCGTAAGCGGTGATTTTCTCAGTACGGGGGATTATATCCGCCATGATTCAGAGAAACTGGCAGGGGCCATTCGTCAAATTCTTCAGGAATGGTATTTTCCTCAGCTTTAG
- a CDS encoding ammonium transporter codes for MPLYLRWILPILVVLSILFGIFVPGMNAEAHPENLQLNDADRLWVMISAALVFTMQAGFLCLETGLTRNKHVISVALKNVADWCIASLCFYLLGFGLMYGESIHGLLGSNLFAFTDLNLPNTLPLGIVFFLFQLAYAGTATTIVSGAMAERTAFIPYLIATAVVSALIFPIYGHWVWGDVFLNHNHAWLKQIGYVDFAGASVVHIIGGTVSLMGIWLVGPRLGRFDRKGHLRKFEPSNIALAGAGVLVLWLGWWGFNGGSLFQFKSSEVASIILNTNMAGAAGALSAYLHGAFFQKQRDLMEKLIGGTLGGLVAVTALANIVSPLGAIATGILAGILHNLAFVFLSHKLKLDDPVGAVPVHAVCGSLGILCVPLFGKAELLPAGSRLAQLGVQVLGLGVCLLWTCLTAGLMFFVLKKYIGLRVSPLEEMQGVSLARLLPEETPLTEAELDSLLEAEHS; via the coding sequence ATGCCATTATATCTTCGCTGGATTTTACCAATTCTGGTTGTTTTGTCAATTTTATTCGGCATTTTCGTGCCGGGCATGAATGCTGAAGCCCATCCTGAAAACCTCCAGTTAAACGATGCGGATCGCCTTTGGGTCATGATTTCAGCCGCATTGGTCTTTACCATGCAAGCCGGTTTTCTTTGTTTGGAAACGGGGTTAACCCGCAATAAACATGTCATTTCAGTTGCCCTCAAAAACGTAGCCGATTGGTGTATTGCCAGCCTTTGCTTTTATCTGCTGGGCTTTGGCCTGATGTACGGAGAAAGCATTCACGGCCTGCTGGGCAGCAACCTGTTTGCCTTCACGGATCTCAATCTGCCCAATACCCTGCCCTTGGGGATCGTCTTTTTTCTTTTTCAATTGGCCTATGCAGGCACGGCTACCACCATCGTTTCGGGGGCCATGGCCGAACGCACAGCCTTTATTCCCTACCTGATTGCGACCGCCGTCGTAAGTGCCTTGATTTTTCCCATTTATGGTCATTGGGTCTGGGGAGACGTCTTTTTGAACCACAATCACGCCTGGCTGAAGCAAATCGGCTATGTGGATTTCGCAGGAGCGAGCGTTGTTCACATCATTGGGGGAACGGTTTCTCTGATGGGGATTTGGTTGGTAGGGCCCCGTCTGGGACGGTTCGACAGAAAAGGACACCTGCGCAAATTCGAGCCTTCGAATATTGCTTTGGCCGGGGCTGGCGTACTGGTGCTCTGGCTGGGATGGTGGGGTTTCAATGGCGGCAGTCTGTTTCAATTTAAATCGAGCGAGGTTGCCAGCATTATCTTGAACACCAATATGGCTGGTGCAGCTGGCGCTCTCAGCGCCTATCTGCACGGCGCATTTTTTCAAAAGCAACGTGATCTGATGGAGAAATTGATTGGGGGCACCCTGGGAGGTCTGGTGGCGGTCACAGCCTTGGCCAATATCGTTTCGCCCCTGGGCGCGATTGCCACAGGCATTCTCGCGGGTATTCTTCACAATCTGGCCTTTGTCTTTTTGAGCCACAAACTTAAATTGGATGATCCGGTTGGGGCTGTTCCCGTCCATGCTGTTTGTGGCAGTCTGGGCATCCTCTGTGTTCCTCTCTTTGGCAAAGCAGAACTGCTCCCTGCTGGCTCTCGACTGGCTCAATTGGGCGTGCAGGTTCTGGGGCTGGGGGTCTGTTTGCTCTGGACCTGCCTGACAGCCGGTCTGATGTTTTTTGTTCTGAAAAAATATATTGGTTTGCGGGTTTCTCCGCTGGAGGAAATGCAGGGAGTGTCCTTGGCCCGGCTTTTGCCGGAAGAAACCCCCTTGACCGAGGCAGAACTGGATTCGCTGCTCGAAGCAGAGCATAGCTAA